One region of Caldimonas thermodepolymerans genomic DNA includes:
- the icmF gene encoding fused isobutyryl-CoA mutase/GTPase IcmF gives MTDLSEVKALAEYRPKHKVRFVTAASLFDGHDASINIMRRLLQSMGAEVIHLGHNRSVDEVVTAALQEDAHGIAISSYQGGHVEYFKYMVDLLRRRGGEHIQVFGGGGGVIVPAEIRELQAYGVTRIYSPEDGQRMGLQGMIGEMLMRCDRDLSEHAPRRVEAIQGHGEAAWRALAQLITALENGSADPALVQALREQAAALKVPVLGITGTGGAGKSSLTDELVRRLRLDQDDRLRIAVISIDPSRRKSGGALLGDRIRMNAIGPWQQGPRVYMRSLATRDFGSEISQALPDVIAACKVAGFDLVIVETSGIGQGDAAIVPHVDVPMYVMTPEFGAASQLEKIDMLDFAEFVAINKFDRKGALDALRDVAKQVQRNREAFTTPPEQMPVFGTMASRFNDDGVTALYQALLPRLQSLGLPVQEGRLPRVSTRHSTHQTPIVPPQRTRYLAEIAETVRGYKARVRRQAKLAREVQQLRESARMLREQDPQAPVEHLLRAADEREAQLEAQARKLLAQWPDMQKAYAGDEYVVKIRDREVRTRLTHTTLSGSKIRKVVLPKYEDHGELLQWLMLENVPGSFPYTAGVFAFKRENEDPTRMFAGEGDPFRTNRRFKLLSDGMPAKRLSTAFDSVTLYGHDPDLRPDIYGKVGNSGVSIATLDDMKVLYSGFDLCDPSTSVSMTINGPAPTILAMFMNTAIDQQIEKFKADNGREPTDDEAQKIRAWVLQNVRGTVQADILKEDQGQNTCLFSTEFSLKVMGDIQEYFVHHNVRNFYSVSISGYHIAEAGANPISQLAFTLANGFTYVEAYLARGMHVDDFAPNLSFFFSNGMDPEYTVLGRVARRIWAVAMKEKYGANERSQKLKYHIQTSGRSLHAQEIAFNDIRTTLQALIAIYDNCNSLHTNAYDEAITTPTEESVRRAMAIQLIINREWGLAKNENPNQGAFIIDELTELVEEAVLAEFERIAERGGVLGAMETGYQRSKIQEESLHYETLKHTGELPIIGVNTFRNPHGDPIPESLELARSTEEEKQSQLKRLQDFHARHAAEAPAMLARLKQAVIENRNVFEVLMDAVRVCSLGQITAALFEVGGQYRRNM, from the coding sequence ATGACCGACCTGTCCGAAGTCAAGGCCCTCGCCGAGTACCGCCCGAAGCACAAGGTGCGCTTCGTCACCGCGGCCTCGCTGTTCGACGGGCACGACGCCTCGATCAACATCATGCGCCGCCTGCTGCAGAGCATGGGTGCCGAGGTCATCCACCTGGGCCACAACCGCTCGGTCGACGAGGTGGTCACGGCCGCGCTGCAGGAAGACGCGCACGGCATCGCGATCAGTTCCTACCAGGGCGGGCACGTCGAGTACTTCAAGTACATGGTGGACCTGCTGCGGCGCCGCGGCGGCGAGCACATCCAGGTGTTCGGCGGCGGTGGCGGCGTGATCGTGCCGGCCGAGATCCGCGAGCTGCAGGCCTACGGCGTCACCCGCATCTACAGTCCCGAGGACGGCCAGCGCATGGGCCTGCAGGGGATGATCGGCGAGATGCTGATGCGCTGCGACCGCGACCTGAGCGAACATGCGCCGCGACGCGTCGAGGCGATCCAGGGCCACGGCGAGGCCGCCTGGCGTGCGCTCGCGCAACTGATCACGGCGCTGGAGAACGGCAGCGCCGACCCGGCGCTGGTGCAGGCCCTGCGCGAGCAGGCCGCCGCGCTGAAGGTGCCGGTGCTCGGCATCACCGGCACGGGCGGCGCCGGCAAGTCCAGCCTCACCGACGAACTGGTGCGGCGCCTGCGCCTGGACCAGGACGACCGCCTGCGCATCGCGGTCATCAGCATCGACCCCTCGCGCCGCAAGAGCGGCGGCGCGCTGCTGGGCGACCGCATCCGCATGAACGCGATCGGCCCGTGGCAGCAGGGCCCGCGCGTGTACATGCGCAGCCTGGCCACGCGCGACTTCGGCAGCGAGATCAGCCAGGCCCTGCCCGACGTGATCGCCGCCTGCAAGGTGGCCGGCTTCGACCTGGTGATCGTGGAGACCTCGGGCATCGGCCAGGGCGATGCCGCCATCGTGCCGCACGTGGACGTGCCGATGTACGTAATGACGCCGGAGTTCGGCGCGGCCAGCCAGCTCGAGAAGATCGACATGCTGGACTTCGCCGAGTTCGTCGCGATCAACAAGTTCGACCGCAAGGGCGCGCTGGACGCGCTGCGCGACGTCGCCAAGCAGGTGCAGCGCAACCGCGAGGCCTTCACGACGCCGCCGGAGCAGATGCCGGTGTTCGGCACCATGGCCAGCCGCTTCAACGACGACGGCGTCACGGCGCTGTACCAGGCGCTGCTGCCGCGCCTGCAGTCGCTGGGCCTGCCCGTGCAGGAAGGCCGCCTGCCGCGCGTCTCGACCCGCCACAGCACCCACCAGACGCCCATCGTGCCGCCGCAGCGCACGCGCTACCTGGCCGAGATCGCCGAGACCGTGCGTGGCTACAAGGCGCGCGTGCGGCGCCAGGCCAAGCTCGCGCGCGAGGTGCAGCAGCTGCGCGAGTCCGCCCGCATGCTGCGCGAGCAGGACCCGCAGGCACCGGTCGAGCACCTGCTGCGCGCCGCCGACGAGCGCGAGGCGCAGCTCGAGGCCCAGGCGCGCAAGCTGCTCGCCCAGTGGCCCGACATGCAGAAGGCCTACGCCGGCGACGAGTACGTCGTGAAGATCCGCGACCGGGAGGTCCGCACGCGGCTGACCCACACCACGCTGTCTGGCAGCAAGATCCGCAAGGTGGTACTGCCGAAGTACGAGGACCACGGCGAGCTGCTCCAGTGGCTGATGCTGGAGAACGTGCCCGGCTCCTTCCCCTACACCGCCGGCGTGTTCGCCTTCAAGCGCGAGAACGAGGACCCGACCCGCATGTTCGCCGGCGAGGGCGACCCGTTCCGCACCAACCGCCGCTTCAAGCTGCTGTCCGACGGCATGCCGGCCAAGCGGCTGTCCACCGCGTTCGACTCGGTGACGCTGTACGGCCACGACCCGGACCTGCGCCCGGACATCTACGGCAAGGTCGGCAACTCGGGCGTGAGCATCGCCACGCTCGACGACATGAAGGTGCTGTACTCGGGCTTCGACCTGTGCGACCCGTCCACCTCGGTGTCGATGACGATCAACGGCCCGGCGCCGACCATCCTCGCGATGTTCATGAACACCGCGATCGACCAGCAGATCGAGAAGTTCAAGGCCGACAACGGCCGCGAGCCGACCGACGACGAGGCGCAGAAGATCCGGGCCTGGGTGCTGCAGAACGTGCGCGGCACGGTGCAGGCCGACATCCTCAAGGAGGACCAGGGCCAGAACACGTGCCTGTTCTCGACCGAGTTCTCGCTGAAGGTGATGGGAGACATCCAGGAGTACTTCGTCCATCACAACGTGCGCAACTTCTACTCGGTGTCGATCTCCGGCTACCACATCGCCGAGGCCGGCGCGAACCCGATCTCGCAGCTGGCCTTCACGCTGGCCAACGGCTTCACCTACGTCGAGGCGTACCTGGCGCGCGGGATGCACGTGGACGACTTCGCGCCGAACCTGAGCTTCTTCTTCAGCAACGGCATGGACCCCGAGTACACCGTGCTCGGGCGCGTGGCGCGCCGCATCTGGGCGGTGGCGATGAAGGAGAAGTACGGCGCCAACGAGCGCAGCCAGAAGCTCAAGTACCACATCCAGACCTCCGGCCGCTCGCTGCACGCGCAGGAAATCGCGTTCAACGACATCCGCACCACGCTGCAGGCGCTGATCGCGATCTACGACAACTGCAACTCGCTGCACACCAACGCCTATGACGAGGCGATCACGACGCCGACCGAGGAATCGGTGCGGCGCGCGATGGCCATCCAGCTGATCATCAACCGCGAGTGGGGCCTGGCGAAGAACGAGAACCCCAACCAGGGCGCCTTCATCATCGACGAGCTGACCGAGCTGGTCGAGGAGGCGGTGCTGGCCGAGTTCGAGCGCATCGCCGAGCGCGGCGGCGTGCTGGGCGCGATGGAGACCGGCTACCAGCGCAGCAAGATCCAGGAAGAAAGCCTGCACTACGAGACGCTGAAGCACACCGGCGAGCTGCCCATCATCGGCGTCAACACCTTCCGCAACCCGCACGGCGACCCGATCCCCGAATCGCTCGAGCTGGCGCGCTCGACCGAGGAGGAGAAGCAGTCGCAGCTCAAGCGCCTGCAGGACTTCCACGCCCGCCACGCCGCCGAGGCGCCGGCGATGCTCGCGCGCCTGAAGCAGGCCGTGATCGAGAACCGCAACGTGTTCGAGGTGCTGATGGACGCGGTGCGGGTCTGCTCGCTGGGCCAGATCACCGCCGCGCTGTTCGAGGTGGGCGGGCAGTACCGGCGCAACATGTGA
- a CDS encoding type III pantothenate kinase, whose translation MFLAIDIGNTRLKWAQFEAAHPGARMVAHGAAFLETIDQLADGEWKHLAVPTSVLGCCVAGEAVRHRVEEQLELWDVHPSWVIASAQEAGVLNGYDHPARLGADRWVAMIGARWHVLNEGPPRPTLVVMVGTAVTVDAVDAQGKFLGGLILPGHGIMLRALESGTAGLHVPTGEVRDFPTNTSDALTSGGTYAIAGAIERMYRSLEQRCGAEPVCLLTGGAGWKMAPYLTVPFRLVESLIFDGLLRIAEQRAIERVRR comes from the coding sequence ATGTTTCTCGCCATCGACATCGGTAACACGCGTCTGAAATGGGCGCAGTTCGAGGCAGCCCATCCCGGCGCGCGGATGGTGGCGCATGGCGCGGCGTTCCTCGAGACCATCGACCAGCTCGCCGATGGCGAGTGGAAGCACCTGGCGGTGCCCACCAGCGTGCTCGGCTGCTGCGTGGCCGGCGAGGCGGTGCGTCACCGGGTCGAGGAGCAGCTCGAGCTGTGGGACGTGCACCCGAGCTGGGTGATTGCCAGCGCCCAGGAAGCCGGCGTGCTCAACGGCTATGACCATCCGGCGCGGCTGGGCGCCGACCGGTGGGTGGCGATGATCGGGGCGCGCTGGCACGTCCTCAACGAAGGCCCGCCGCGCCCGACGCTGGTGGTGATGGTGGGTACCGCCGTCACGGTCGACGCGGTCGATGCGCAGGGCAAGTTCCTCGGCGGCCTGATCCTGCCCGGGCACGGCATCATGCTGCGCGCCCTGGAAAGCGGCACCGCCGGGCTGCACGTGCCCACCGGCGAGGTGCGCGACTTCCCCACCAACACCAGCGATGCACTGACCAGCGGCGGCACCTACGCGATCGCCGGCGCGATCGAGCGCATGTACCGCAGCCTGGAGCAGCGCTGCGGCGCCGAGCCGGTGTGCCTGCTGACCGGCGGGGCCGGCTGGAAGATGGCGCCGTACCTGACGGTGCCGTTCCGGCTGGTCGAGTCGCTGATCTTCGACGGCCTGCTGCGCATCGCGGAGCAGCGCGCCATCGAGCGGGTGCGGCGCTGA
- the trkA gene encoding Trk system potassium transporter TrkA codes for MNILILGAGRVGESVAESLVSERNDITVIDTDPRRVRELQDRMDLRGVVGNGIQPSVLQEAGAQDADMLIACAPLDETNLVTCKIAHDVFGIPKTIARVRSPEFVDGSPLMGRTGFAVDRVICPEASLTRYIRKLIEYPEALQVLEFADGLVSLIAVRAISGGPLVRHTISELPSLVPDVEMRIVSIYRREAEGPDRQIVCEGSTRIEPGDEVFVLADTRHIRTVLESLRRRERPVRRLMIAGGGRVGLRLARLLQKDYRVKLIEQDPLRCEYLASQLSADTLVLRGDSTDEELLVEENVQDMDLFLALTNDDEDNIMSCLLAKRMGARRVLALINRKAYADLVQGTEIDIALSPAQAVIGELLAHVRRGDVEAVHSLRRGAAEALEAVARGDRHVSKVVGRSVGELKLPKGAQIGAIVRGLPGPEGEMPPEEREKRRREARVLIPRSDTVIESNDHVIVFLPRKRDVREVEKLFQVSATFL; via the coding sequence ATGAACATCCTGATCCTCGGCGCCGGACGCGTCGGCGAGAGCGTCGCCGAAAGCCTGGTGTCCGAGCGCAACGACATCACGGTGATCGACACCGACCCGCGGCGCGTGCGCGAGCTGCAGGACCGCATGGACCTGCGCGGCGTGGTGGGCAACGGCATCCAGCCTTCGGTCCTGCAGGAAGCGGGCGCCCAGGACGCGGACATGCTGATCGCCTGCGCCCCGCTGGACGAGACCAACCTGGTCACCTGCAAGATCGCGCACGACGTCTTCGGCATCCCGAAGACCATCGCGCGGGTGCGCTCGCCCGAGTTCGTCGACGGCTCGCCGCTGATGGGCCGCACCGGCTTCGCGGTGGACCGGGTGATCTGCCCGGAAGCCTCGCTGACCCGCTACATCCGCAAGCTGATCGAGTACCCCGAGGCGCTGCAGGTGCTGGAGTTCGCCGACGGGCTGGTCAGCCTGATCGCGGTGCGCGCGATCTCCGGCGGCCCGCTGGTGCGGCACACGATCTCGGAGCTGCCGAGCCTGGTGCCCGACGTCGAGATGCGCATCGTCTCGATCTACCGGCGCGAGGCCGAGGGGCCGGACCGGCAGATCGTCTGCGAGGGTTCGACGCGCATCGAGCCGGGCGACGAGGTGTTCGTGCTGGCCGACACCCGCCACATCCGCACGGTGCTGGAATCGCTGCGGCGCCGCGAGCGCCCGGTGCGGCGCCTGATGATCGCCGGCGGCGGGCGGGTCGGCCTGCGCCTGGCGCGCCTGCTGCAGAAGGACTACCGCGTCAAGCTGATCGAGCAGGACCCGCTGCGCTGCGAATACCTCGCCTCGCAGCTGTCGGCCGACACGCTGGTGCTGCGCGGCGACTCCACCGACGAGGAGCTGCTGGTCGAGGAGAACGTCCAGGACATGGACCTGTTCCTCGCGCTGACCAACGACGACGAGGACAACATCATGTCCTGCCTGCTGGCCAAGCGCATGGGCGCGCGCCGGGTGCTGGCGCTGATCAACCGCAAGGCCTACGCCGACCTGGTGCAGGGCACCGAGATCGACATCGCGCTGTCGCCCGCGCAGGCGGTGATCGGCGAGCTGCTCGCGCACGTGCGGCGCGGCGACGTCGAGGCGGTGCACAGCCTGCGGCGCGGCGCGGCCGAGGCACTGGAAGCGGTCGCGCGCGGCGACCGGCACGTCTCCAAGGTCGTGGGCCGCAGCGTCGGCGAGCTCAAGCTGCCCAAGGGCGCGCAGATCGGCGCCATCGTGCGCGGCCTGCCCGGGCCGGAAGGCGAGATGCCGCCGGAGGAGCGCGAGAAGCGCCGCCGCGAGGCCCGCGTGCTGATCCCGCGCAGCGACACGGTGATCGAGTCCAACGACCACGTCATCGTGTTCCTGCCGCGCAAGCGCGACGTGCGCGAGGTCGAAAAGCTGTTCCAGGTCAGCGCCACCTTCCTCTGA
- a CDS encoding TrkH family potassium uptake protein translates to MQSLLPVLGILGVIVMYFGLAMLVPLGVAWRGDEHALQAYYWSAGITFACGLAMWIVTLRQRRELQPRDGVLLVSLAWTLLPLFASMPLLLYFRRAGLPLSFTDAYFEAMSGLTTTGATVLTGLDRLPPSINLWRCFLQWLGGMGILVLAVAILPLLGVGGSQLFKAEAAGPLKDAKLTPRITETAKGLWTVYLILSLACVSVYRLGGMCWLDAWMHMFTTVSLGGLSSHDASFAHFRSPLLEWAAVVFMLISSCNFALYFIALRKRSLERVFGDVEVRATIGVLVGASLVVAALLLVKGTYGDPWLALRMAFFNVVSVGSTTGFASTDYSRWPIFAPVLMLMLSGVATSAGSTGAGIKMIRVIILVKQALREMSRIVHPRAVNPVMLGETPVPNTTIFAVLAFMLVYGATIVVLTMVLLLTDLDVVSAFTAVVASVNNMGPGLGVVGPAGTYAGLTDFQTWVCTAAMLLGRLEMLSFMVLLTPSFWRK, encoded by the coding sequence ATGCAATCGCTGCTGCCCGTCCTCGGGATCCTAGGCGTCATCGTCATGTACTTCGGCCTCGCGATGCTGGTGCCGCTCGGCGTGGCATGGCGCGGCGACGAGCACGCGCTGCAGGCCTACTACTGGTCCGCCGGGATCACCTTCGCCTGCGGCCTGGCGATGTGGATCGTCACGCTGCGCCAGCGGCGCGAGCTGCAGCCGCGCGACGGCGTGCTGCTGGTGTCACTGGCGTGGACGCTGCTGCCGCTGTTCGCCAGCATGCCGCTGCTGCTGTACTTCCGCCGCGCCGGCCTGCCGCTGTCGTTCACCGACGCCTACTTCGAGGCCATGTCGGGGCTGACGACCACCGGGGCGACCGTGCTGACCGGGCTGGACCGGCTGCCGCCCTCGATCAACCTGTGGCGCTGCTTCCTGCAATGGCTGGGCGGCATGGGCATCCTGGTGCTGGCGGTGGCGATCCTGCCGCTGCTGGGCGTGGGCGGCAGCCAGCTGTTCAAGGCCGAGGCGGCCGGGCCGCTGAAGGACGCCAAGCTCACGCCGCGCATCACCGAGACGGCCAAGGGGCTGTGGACGGTGTACCTGATCCTGTCGCTGGCCTGCGTGAGCGTCTACCGGCTCGGCGGCATGTGCTGGCTGGATGCCTGGATGCACATGTTCACGACGGTCAGCCTGGGCGGGCTGTCGTCGCATGACGCGAGCTTCGCCCACTTCCGCTCGCCGCTGCTGGAGTGGGCCGCGGTGGTGTTCATGCTGATCTCCAGCTGCAACTTCGCGCTGTACTTCATCGCGCTGCGCAAGCGCTCGCTGGAGCGCGTCTTCGGCGACGTCGAGGTGCGCGCCACGATCGGCGTGCTGGTCGGCGCGAGCCTGGTCGTCGCCGCGCTGCTGCTGGTCAAGGGCACCTACGGCGACCCGTGGCTCGCGCTGCGGATGGCGTTCTTCAACGTGGTCTCGGTCGGATCGACCACCGGCTTCGCGTCCACCGACTACAGCCGCTGGCCGATCTTCGCCCCGGTGCTGATGCTCATGCTCTCGGGCGTGGCGACCAGCGCCGGCTCCACCGGCGCGGGCATCAAGATGATCCGGGTCATCATCCTGGTCAAGCAGGCGTTGCGCGAGATGTCGCGCATCGTGCACCCGCGCGCGGTCAACCCGGTGATGCTGGGGGAGACCCCGGTGCCCAACACCACGATCTTCGCGGTGCTGGCCTTCATGCTGGTCTACGGCGCGACCATCGTGGTGCTGACCATGGTGCTGCTGCTGACCGACCTGGACGTGGTGTCCGCCTTCACCGCGGTGGTGGCCAGCGTCAACAACATGGGCCCCGGGCTGGGCGTCGTGGGGCCGGCCGGCACCTACGCCGGGCTCACCGACTTCCAGACCTGGGTCTGCACCGCGGCGATGCTGCTGGGCCGGCTGGAGATGCTGTCCTTCATGGTGCTGCTGACGCCCTCGTTCTGGCGCAAGTGA
- a CDS encoding TRAP transporter substrate-binding protein — protein MSQTSSQRRRFLKRAGAGAVGAGAAAFPAISTAQTVTMRFQSTWPAKDIFHEFALDFAKKVNDMAGNRLRIDVLPAGAVVPAFQLLDAVGKGTLDGGHGVVAYWYGKNPAVALWGSGPAFGMDPNMVLSWHYYGGGKELLDEIYKSLNLDVQSFLYGPMPTQPLGWFKKPVARVEELKGLKFRTVGLAVDVFTEMGLAVNPLPGGEIVPALDRGLIDAAEFNNASSDRALGFPDVAKNCMLQSFHQCSEQFEVLFNKTKYDSLPAELKAVIDYAVQAASADMSWKAIDRYSKDYFEMQEKDGVKFYKTPDPILRAQLAAWDKVTSRKAAENPMFKRVMDSMRAFAQRCGRWQNDTMVDYKMAYNHYFSGKR, from the coding sequence GTGAGTCAGACTTCCTCCCAACGCCGTCGCTTCCTCAAGCGCGCCGGTGCGGGCGCCGTTGGTGCCGGTGCCGCGGCCTTCCCGGCGATTTCGACCGCGCAGACCGTCACGATGCGCTTCCAGAGTACCTGGCCGGCGAAGGACATCTTCCACGAGTTCGCGCTCGACTTCGCCAAGAAGGTCAACGACATGGCGGGCAACCGCCTGAGGATCGACGTGCTGCCTGCCGGTGCCGTGGTGCCGGCGTTCCAGCTGCTCGATGCGGTCGGCAAGGGCACGCTCGACGGTGGCCACGGCGTGGTGGCCTACTGGTACGGCAAGAACCCGGCCGTGGCGCTGTGGGGTTCCGGGCCGGCGTTCGGCATGGACCCGAACATGGTGCTGTCCTGGCACTACTACGGCGGCGGCAAGGAGCTGCTGGACGAGATCTACAAGAGCCTCAACCTCGACGTGCAGTCCTTCCTCTACGGGCCGATGCCGACGCAGCCGCTGGGCTGGTTCAAGAAGCCGGTGGCGCGCGTCGAGGAGCTCAAGGGCCTGAAGTTCCGCACCGTGGGCCTGGCGGTGGACGTGTTCACCGAGATGGGCCTGGCGGTCAACCCGCTGCCCGGCGGCGAGATCGTGCCGGCGCTGGACCGCGGCCTGATCGACGCGGCCGAGTTCAACAACGCCTCCAGCGACCGTGCCCTGGGCTTCCCGGACGTGGCCAAGAACTGCATGCTGCAGAGCTTCCACCAGTGCAGCGAGCAGTTCGAGGTGCTGTTCAACAAGACCAAGTACGACTCGCTGCCCGCGGAGCTGAAGGCGGTGATCGACTATGCCGTGCAGGCGGCCTCCGCGGACATGAGCTGGAAGGCCATCGACCGCTACTCGAAGGACTACTTCGAGATGCAGGAGAAGGACGGCGTGAAGTTCTACAAGACGCCTGACCCGATCCTGCGCGCGCAGTTGGCGGCCTGGGACAAGGTGACGTCCAGGAAGGCGGCCGAGAACCCGATGTTCAAGCGCGTCATGGACTCGATGCGTGCCTTTGCGCAACGCTGCGGCCGCTGGCAGAACGACACCATGGTCGACTACAAGATGGCCTACAACCACTACTTCTCGGGCAAGCGCTGA
- a CDS encoding TRAP transporter small permease subunit has translation MQKLLLAVDALSTWLGKVAAWAVVLLTLLISWEVFSRYALNRPHAWVFDAQIMLYGTLFMLAGAYTLCKNGHVRGDVLYGFFSPRTQAAVDLVLYIVFFLPGIVALTWAGWTYAQESLAIREQTFSAEPLPLYPFKFVIPVAGLALLLQGAAEIVRCVLCLRDGQWPSREPDVEEVDVDKLKEMVHADDTASEGGRP, from the coding sequence ATGCAGAAGTTGCTGCTTGCGGTCGACGCGCTGTCGACCTGGCTGGGAAAGGTTGCCGCCTGGGCCGTGGTGCTGCTGACCCTGCTGATCAGCTGGGAGGTGTTCTCCCGCTACGCTCTGAACCGCCCTCACGCCTGGGTGTTCGATGCCCAGATCATGCTCTACGGCACGCTGTTCATGCTGGCCGGCGCCTACACGCTGTGCAAGAACGGCCACGTGCGCGGCGACGTGCTGTACGGCTTCTTCTCGCCGCGCACGCAGGCGGCGGTGGACCTGGTGCTTTACATCGTGTTCTTCCTGCCCGGCATCGTCGCGCTGACCTGGGCCGGCTGGACCTACGCGCAGGAGTCGCTCGCGATCCGCGAGCAGACCTTCTCGGCCGAGCCGCTGCCGCTGTATCCGTTCAAGTTCGTCATCCCGGTGGCCGGCCTCGCGCTGCTGCTGCAGGGTGCCGCCGAGATCGTGCGCTGCGTGCTGTGCCTGCGCGACGGGCAATGGCCCTCGCGTGAACCCGACGTCGAGGAAGTCGACGTCGACAAGCTCAAGGAGATGGTGCACGCCGACGACACCGCCAGCGAAGGAGGCCGGCCGTGA
- a CDS encoding TRAP transporter large permease subunit, with translation MKIRKELWFGLGLMALVVLSAVVMLLGVERITHGHLGLLMLSMVVVAIMLGFPTAFTLMGMGMIFTWLAYDGNTQRTLDLMVQAAYRTMANDVLIAIPLFVFMGYLVERANLIEKLFRSLHLSMARIPGSLAVATLVTCAVFATATGIVGAVVTLMGLLALPAMLRAGYSVPLAAGSITAGGCLGILIPPSVLLIVYGATAGVSVVQLYAGAFFPGLMLAGLYVLYVILMAKLRPHTAPPLSAEARRVELPPPLARIAGNDGRRHALPRLLGALKGPRNAEVPLGYLLRQLVIVVMPGLLFLVLAVTTYRSATAPVEVVEYDIQPIGFSTPGPAESSGLAEPPGADGGLAEPPGADGVQEPPGAQGVSEPPGAEEEEAAGMPAEGVAEPPAATEPAAGAAPEARPLPNWWWWTFGVLGVVVLAFYAALSFTRLEVYKMLLGSFFPLLVLILAVLGSIVFGLATPTEAAAIGALGGFLLAFAYKQMTLSVVKESVFLTAKTSAMVCWLFVGSAIFSSAFALLGGQELVERWVLGLNLSKVEFMVLSQVLIFLLGWPLEWTEIIVIFMPIFIPLLDHFGVDPLFFGLLVALNLQTAFLSPPVAMSAFYLKGVAPPHVTLNQIFLGMLPFMGIQILAIFLLYAFPAIGLWLPQLLYK, from the coding sequence GTGAAGATCCGCAAGGAACTGTGGTTCGGCCTGGGCCTGATGGCCCTGGTGGTGCTGTCGGCCGTGGTGATGCTGCTGGGCGTCGAGCGCATCACCCACGGGCACCTCGGCCTGCTGATGCTGTCGATGGTGGTGGTGGCCATCATGCTGGGCTTTCCCACGGCGTTCACGCTGATGGGCATGGGGATGATCTTCACGTGGCTGGCCTACGACGGCAACACCCAGCGCACGCTGGACCTGATGGTGCAGGCCGCGTACCGGACGATGGCCAACGACGTGCTGATCGCCATCCCGCTGTTCGTCTTCATGGGCTACCTCGTCGAGCGGGCCAACCTGATCGAGAAGCTGTTCCGCAGCCTGCACCTGTCGATGGCGCGCATCCCGGGGTCGCTGGCGGTTGCCACGCTGGTGACCTGCGCCGTGTTCGCCACCGCCACCGGGATCGTCGGCGCGGTCGTCACGCTGATGGGACTGCTGGCGCTGCCAGCCATGCTGCGCGCGGGCTACAGCGTGCCGCTGGCCGCGGGCTCGATCACCGCGGGCGGCTGCCTGGGCATCCTGATCCCGCCGTCGGTGCTGCTGATCGTCTACGGCGCGACCGCAGGCGTGTCGGTGGTGCAGCTGTATGCCGGGGCCTTCTTCCCCGGGCTGATGCTGGCCGGGCTGTACGTGCTGTACGTGATCCTGATGGCCAAGCTGCGGCCGCACACGGCGCCGCCGCTGTCGGCCGAGGCGCGGCGCGTCGAGCTGCCCCCGCCGCTGGCGCGGATCGCCGGCAACGACGGCCGCCGGCATGCGCTGCCGCGCCTGCTCGGGGCGCTCAAGGGCCCGCGCAACGCCGAGGTGCCGCTCGGCTACCTGCTGCGCCAGCTGGTGATCGTCGTGATGCCGGGGCTGCTGTTCCTCGTGCTGGCGGTGACCACGTACCGCAGCGCGACCGCGCCGGTCGAGGTGGTGGAGTACGACATCCAGCCGATCGGGTTCTCGACCCCCGGCCCGGCGGAATCCTCCGGCCTCGCCGAGCCCCCGGGGGCCGACGGCGGCCTGGCCGAACCACCGGGGGCCGACGGCGTGCAGGAGCCTCCCGGTGCGCAGGGCGTGTCGGAGCCGCCGGGGGCCGAAGAGGAAGAAGCGGCCGGCATGCCGGCCGAGGGCGTGGCCGAGCCGCCGGCGGCCACCGAGCCCGCTGCGGGGGCGGCGCCCGAAGCCCGGCCCCTGCCGAACTGGTGGTGGTGGACCTTCGGGGTGCTGGGGGTGGTCGTGCTGGCGTTCTACGCCGCGCTCAGCTTCACGCGCCTGGAGGTCTACAAGATGCTCCTGGGCTCGTTCTTCCCGCTGCTGGTGCTGATCCTGGCGGTGCTGGGCTCGATCGTGTTCGGCCTGGCCACGCCCACCGAGGCGGCGGCCATCGGCGCGCTGGGCGGCTTCCTGCTTGCCTTCGCCTACAAGCAGATGACCCTCTCGGTGGTCAAGGAGTCGGTGTTCCTGACCGCCAAGACCTCGGCGATGGTGTGCTGGCTGTTCGTCGGCTCGGCGATCTTCTCGTCGGCGTTCGCCCTGCTGGGCGGGCAGGAGCTGGTCGAGCGCTGGGTGCTGGGGCTCAACCTCAGCAAGGTCGAGTTCATGGTGCTGTCGCAGGTGCTGATCTTCCTGCTCGGCTGGCCGCTGGAGTGGACCGAGATCATCGTGATCTTCATGCCGATCTTCATCCCGCTGCTGGACCACTTCGGCGTCGATCCGCTGTTCTTCGGCCTGCTGGTGGCGCTGAACCTGCAGACCGCGTTCCTCAGCCCGCCGGTGGCGATGTCGGCCTTCTACCTCAAGGGCGTGGCGCCGCCGCACGTGACGCTGAACCAGATCTTCCTCGGCATGCTGCCCTTCATGGGCATCCAGATCCTGGCCATCTTCCTGCTGTACGCGTTCCCGGCCATCGGGCTGTGGCTGCCGCAGCTGCTCTACAAGTAA